The Candidatus Rubidus massiliensis DNA segment ATCGTTGGGCCGCAGAAATAAAGCGATTGATCTTGTCTTTTATGCTTAAGCGATTATGAATTAACATGGGTTGAGCCATCAAAAGAGGCAGGATATCTTGACTGGAGATTTTATTTTTTTTATATAACCAAAGAGCCATTAAAGAGGGACCTCGATCCATAGCTTGTCGGCAGGTGATATTCATAGTGATGGGCTGAATTTTAACAACGAGTCGATCTAATATTTTTAAATAAGCCAATTCGATAAAATCATTTCTTTCTGAAGCATTTAAACGATCTTTATGTGCAAAATATTCATCCTGCGTTTCTTGCAAGACACATTGAAGTATTTCTTCAACATTTACTATTTTTTTAGACCAATAATAATAACTACTTTGTAAATGCTTTAAAAAATCATTTTTAAAAACAGCTATATCAACATCATTACCTTTTTGCCAGTAAAAAGGAGAGTTTTTATCTAAAGATACAACCGTTAAATGAGGATATAATTCTTCTAAAGCTTCTATATAATGACTTAGCTTTCCTTCCATTCCTTTGCGCCGCATTAAATTGATATAAAGGTGATTGGGACTTAATTTTAAAAATAAAGCAAACTCAGGTGCCATTTTTAAAGGCAATGGCAGCCACCACAATTTGGGAGGAAATTGATAAAAAGGTTGTCCACAACGAAAAAGAATGGTTTTATCTAATACATCTATCCTAGAAGGTATATTACCTTGCGTAAATTGATCTTCTAAGAAGGCAACTTTTTTTATTCCTTGAAAAACACCCTTTTCTCTTAATCGATAAACACTAGTTATGGCTGACAACAAATTTTCTTGCTGCGAGTCAATATGCTCGTAAAAAAACCGCTTATTTAAATCTGTAGTATCAACCCCTAAAAAGAGATAGATTATAAATTGTTCGAGGATATTTTTCTCCCCCCCATTTATAGACTCATATTCTTTAAGATAATATGTACAGGCTTGTCTAATTTTATCAACTAATGTTTCATGATACTGACGATCAATTACTTGATTTGAATTTCGAATATATTTAAAAAGCGCGTTTATGGAATTTGGTTGAATCTCTTCCATCGAGTAATTGTTAGCAAACTTTTGTAATTTTTGATGATAAGAACGATAAAGTGACGAATTGAAGACGTTATTTCCTTCTTCGATCGACCCTTGTATAAAAAAATATGGGATAACAAAAGCTAGACAGGCAGCTAAGCCGTAAATCAAGTATTTCATTTAATTTTATATTATAAATTGTCTATAAAACTTTGCATGGCAAAAGATAACTCGTTTGCAAAGGTAGGATAATTTTTTTTAAAAAAATCCTCGAGCTTTGCCTTAATTTTCCTTAAATCGTCTTTTACAAAAGTTATCTCTAACATGTTTTTATCGATTATAATCTTTCCAGGATCTAAATGAAATATTTCTTTATCGATTAAACCTATATTATGAATGATCCCATAATCTAAATCTCTAAGACCTTTATTATAGATCTTTAAATAGAACTGAAATAACTGAGTTAATAACTGTTTTGCTTCTTCTTTTTGATTTAGGTCAAGCAAAGCTTTTAAGTAATCAGCCAAAACGATCCCTTTTGTTTGTAAAACAATTGGAACATGATTTAAAGAAATAATTCTTTGGGTACCATATTTATCTTGAATGCAAATATTGCTTTTTAGAGTCCCGTTTAAATCAACAAATAGTAATCCAGCTTCGTCTTTAAATTTTGTAAAAGCAATATGATAACCTAAAAAAGTAGCTTCTAGTTTCTTTTTTCTTTTTTGAAAATGTCTCTCCCTTATAGCCTTAAAAACGGCTTGAGGTAAGATTTCCATAAAAAAAGAAGGTCTTAATCGCTTAAATTTAAACAGTTTAAGCACGGTTTTTTTATCAGATCCGAGATAAGTCGAGGACTGCCCTCCTTCGCCTAAATATTGAAAATTTTGATCTAATAAATGAAGAGCTGATAAGTTATCTGATGCAAAATCCCATTCTTTTTTATAGGTAAGATGAGAGGTTATATTTGCTTTTCTCAAATTATCATTTAGATAAAGATAACAAAAAAAGATAGAAAGAATAACAAAAAGAACACTTACAGCATTAAGTGTTCTTTTTGCCTTTAAATCAAAAACAAAGTCTTTAATCATACATTATAGCTAGAAGAACTTACATTACCACCTTTTCCAGTCCAATTCGTATGGAAAAATTCACCTCTTTCGCGATCGATCCTCTCGTATGTATGCGCTCCAAAAAAATCTCTTTGGGCTTGTAGTAAGTTAGCCGGGAGGTTGGCTGTCCTATATCCATCAAAAAATGTTAATGCCGTCGAAAAACAAGGGGCCGCAAGTCCAAGTTCCGCAGCTATTGAAACCACTTTGCGCCAACTTTGCTGCATATTTACAAGAGCATTTTTAAAAAAATCATCTAAAATCAAATTTTGTAGATTTGGATTTTTTTCAAAAGCTTTCTTTATATCATTTAAAAAAGCGCTCCTAATGATACAACCACCACGCCACATTAAAGCTATACTACCATAATTTAATTGCCATTTATATTCGTTAGCAGCTTCCTTCATTAACATAAAACCTTGCGCGTAGCTTATAATTTTAGAGGCATATAATGCTTGTCTAATTCTTTCGATAAATTCATTTTTATCACCGCTAAAATTATTATCAACTTCAGGAAAAATGCGACTTGCAAATTTTCTTTCTTCTTTTAAAGCTGAAAGACAACGTGCAAATACAGCTTCGCCGATTAAAGTTAATGGCATTCCTAGATCTAACGCATTTATAACAGTCCATTTGCCAGTCCCTTTTTGTCCTGCTACATCTAAAATTTTATCGATTAACTCTTCCCCATTTTCATCTTTAAATCCAAAAATGGCACTGGTAATTTCGATTAAGTAACTATTTAATTCCGTTTTATTCCAATTATCAAAGATATGATGCAATTCTTGATTTGAAGTTTTTAACGCATGCTTTAGTAAAAAATAAGCTTCACCAATTAATTGCATGTCACCATATTCTATTCCATTGTGAACCATTTTCACATAGTGACCAGCGCCTCCATGCCCCACCCAATCGCAACAGGGAAGTCCATCAACTTTAGCACTGATTGATTGAAAGATATCCTTTACATGAGGCCACGCTTCTTCATTTCCACCTGGCATAATCGAAGGACCGTGCCGAGCGCCATCTTCACCACCCGAAATTCCTGTGCCTATATATAAAATCCCTTTTTGGTTTAAATAATCCATACGACGAGCAGTATCTGTATATAAACTATTCCCACCATCAATAATAATATCCCCTTTTTCTAAGAAAGGTAAGCAGTGTTCGATGAACTCATCGACTGGTTTTCCAGCTTTAACCATTAACATAATACGACGGGGTCTTTTTAAGGATTTAATAAATTCTTCTAAAGAATGGGTAGGTATAATTTTAGAGCCTTTAGCTGGTCCCTCTAAAAATTCATCTACTTTAGATACTGTTCTATTATAAACGGCAACCGTAAAACCATGATCATTCATATTTAACGCAAGGTTTTGACCCATTACAGCTAAACCAATTAAACCTATATCCGCTTGAGCTTCCATTCTTTATATCCTTATTTTCAACTTGCTTGGAATTTTTCCAATCTTTAAAATTTACCTTTTGTTCTCGTAGCTCAGCAGGATAGAGCGGTTGCCTCCTAAGCAGCAGGTCGCGCGTTCGAATCGCGCCGAGAACGATTTAGCTAGTTCTCTTCCCTTTTACAAAACCATCAATCCCTTTTGCTATTGCTAGAGCCATCAATTTTTGATAATTAGAATCTTTGATTTTATTCATTTCTAATTGATTTGTGACAAAGCCACACTCAACCAAAACAGCTGGCATTTTTGTTTCTCTAATAACTGCAAAATTCCCGTGTCGGACGCCTCTTGATTTAGCGTTTGTTATTTGTATAATTTGACTTAAAATATCATTTGCCAAAACTTTAGATTCTCCACAACGATTTTCATTTCCTTTTGATTGAAAATAATAAATTTCAACCCCTTCTGCATTTTTACTTGGAGCTGAATTATAGTGTACGCTTACAAATAAATGGCATTCTTGTTTATTGGCAAAATCAGCTCTTTTATTTAATTCGATAAAACAATCGGTTGACCTTGTTAATTTTACTTCATAACCCAATTTTTCTAAATAATCTCTTACAAAAATTGTCGTTGCTAAATTTAAATTTTTTTCATGATATTTAGGATTTGTGTGGGAATGTGTCCCAAAATCATCGCCCCCATGTCCAGCATCCAAAACAATAATAGGCTTTTGGTTTTTTTGAGAGGGATAAACCGGCGGAGGTAAATTTGTTGGAGTGCAAACAGGTGAACTATCATATTGTACTCTTTTTGAAGCGCAACTGGTAAATAAAAATACAAGTGCACAAAAGGTCATAAGATATAAAATTTTTTTCATATTAAACTAACGATACATGGTTTTTTTGATTGCATAGTTCAAAAGCTATTTTTACATCGTCAAACTCTATCGTTTTATGGGCAAATATTTGATATTTTTCATGTCCTTTTCCAGCAAGTAAAATAGTATCATTGTCTTCTGCTATTTCAATGGCTCTTTTTATTGCTAAATAACGATCTAATACTACTTCATATTTTGCGTCAGATGAAAAACCCTTAACAATTTCTTGTGATATAATTTCTGGATCTTCTGATCTTGGATTATCGTTTGTTATGATTGTATAATCAGAATAACTTTCACAAACTTTAGCCATTTTTGGCCTCTTTCCTTTATCGCGATCACCCCCACAACCAAATACTGTAATAATTTTTCCTTTTTTCAATTCATTAAGGGTTTCTAATACATTTTTTAATGGATCATCAGCATGAGCGTAATCCACAAAAATATTTAGATTTAAATCATTTGGAACTGGTTGTAATCGGCCAGGCACAAAGGGAAAAGTTTCTACTAACTGTAAAATCCGTTCCATGGAGATTTTTGCAATTATGCCAACACATATAGCAGCTAATACATTATAGACATTAAATTTTCCTACAAAATTGCTTTTAACTTTATAAAGCTTACCTTGGTAATTTAGATCGAACGTATTAACAGAACTACTTAAGACAATATTTGTCGCGCGCACGTCGGCTTCCTTTTCTATGCCATAAGATAAAATAGCGCCACCTACTACCATTTTCTCTGACCAAGGGCAATCAATATTAATTACACTTACAGGATGTTTTTTTGAGCTTTTTTGCAAACTTTTAAAAAGTTTTTGTTTTGCCTTTGCATACTCTTCCATCCCTTTATGGTAATCGAGATGTTCATGTGATAAATTTGTATAGATGGCAATATCGAAATGAATGTTTTGCAAACGGTTTTGTTCTAATCCATGAGAGGAAACTTCCATGACAGCTGATTTACAACCTTCATTTATCATCTCTTTTAAAAACTTTTGGTTGGTAATGGCATCAGGCGTTGTATGAGTGGATTGATAGCGATGATTTCCAATGATATATTCAATTGTTCCTAATAAGCCACAAGACGGAAGAACATCATTTAAAATATGCCTTACTAAAAAGCTTGTTGTTGTTTTGCCATTAGTTCCAGTAACTCCTACCATGAAAAGATTATTACTTGGCATGGAATAGTAAGTGGCAGCTAAATCAGCTTCTATACTTGCGATATTTTTATGAATAAGTTGTGTTACATTCTTTAAAGTTGGATCGAACAAGTCTGTAACAATCGCAATCGCACCACTTTTAACAGCTTGTGTAATAAATAAATTGCCGTCATATGTATTACCTTTGCGGGCAATAAATAAATTACCTGGGACTACTAATTGTGAATTGGAACAAATTCCCGTAATCTCAATCTCTTTTGAACCTTTGATTTCAGTAAAATTAATTCCTTTAATGAGCCGTTTTAATTTCATAGCTTTGTCAATAATTGTATCAAAGTTTTACATTAGCAAAAATAGCTCTAGGTATAAAGAAAAAACATTCACAAGGCTAACTTATCCACTATGTGGATTATTCCACTCATTATAAAGTTGTCTCATTTTTTTTACTTCTGGATACCAATCGGCTTTATCTTCGTCAAAACGGGGATCTCCTTTAGGATAGCCATAAGGGTCGTCTGGTGGAATACCAAGGTAAGCTAAAAACTTTTGACTAATTTCTCTAAAAACTGGCGCTGAGCAAAATCCCCCATGATGCTTTTTTCCAACCCCTGGAATAAAACCATACTCTGGCTCATCCATTGTAACAATCAAAACAAATGCCGGATCATTAACTGGTGTAAATCCAATAAAGCTTGAAAAGTAAACTTTTTCACAATAATTTCCATTTTCAATTTTTTTTGCTGTTCCTGTTTTTCCAGCTTCCGTATAGCCCCAAATATTGGCTCTCGAAGATGTGCCTCCTTGCTTAGTCGAATATTTTAAGCAAGTCACAACTTCTTTAATAATTTCATCTTCCAATACTTTTGGAAATTTTTTTTGTCGATTTTCTGAGGTATTATCTTTGATAATTTCTTGAATACCACGACTATCTTTTCGAACAATTTTTTTTACAATGGTAGGCTCGACTAAGTAGCCACCGTTTGCAAAAACCGAATAGGCTCTTAACATTTGTATTGAATTCACCATAATATTGTGACCCATAGCCAAAGAAAACGGTGTTGGAACAGACCATTCTAAACAGCCATTAGGATGTTTTTTACCAGGCTTTGGAACTAATCCGGCAGATTCCCCCGGTAATTCAATATTAGTTTTTTTACCAAAACCAAATGTATCACATAAGATGTCTCTATAAAATTCATTCCCAAATTCATTTACAACTTTTTCCATTAGCCTTGCCAAATATATATTTGATGATTTTTGAAAGGCTAAATACATATTTAAATAGTGGTGAAGATGTGTATCTACCAAAGGCTTGGCTCTTCCTGGAAATTGACTGTTACTCGTAGGAACCATTTCATGAGGATTAAATAATGGCTTTTTGCCCTTTTTTTTTTGCTCAAGGTTCGCTTTTAAAGCAACCGCTAATGTTATGGCCTTTAATATGGACCCAGGTTCTTGTGCGTCAGTTACAGCTTTTACTTTGGTGTGTTCCATTAAATTTGGATTATTAAAAAATCTTTTATAATCGCTTGGGTAAAAAAATGGATATTGAGCTAATGCTAAGATTTCTCCCGTTTTTGGATTCATAGCAACAGCCCAACCTGACTTAGCTTTCGCTTTTCGAACTCCTTTTGCTATTTCTTCTTCAGCTATAGCTTGCAGGCCATGATTAATCGTTAAGTAAATGTCAGCACCATTTTGAGGTAATGAAATAATTTCTTGAGTTTCAATAGCATTGCGAGGAGATCGCATCAACCGTTTTTTTCCATTTTTTCCTTTCAACAAATCATCAAAATAAAGCTCTAATCCGCCTGTTGGTATCCCTTGTTTTGTTTTTTCATCTTTTTGGCTTTGGATGGTATGTAGAACTTGACCGAGCATTGGTCCATAAGGGTAAGAGCGTTGATAATCGTTTACAAAAAAGAGTGCATTGAGTGGAATTTTGTTTTTCTTAGCAAATGGATTCCACCATTTTAAAATATCCTCTTTTGTTTCTTTTTCCAACCACATAGCTAATTTACGATCATGACTTTTTTTATCAAATTGCTCCCTAAAACTTAATTGCTCTTCTTTCGTCAAATGTAATATTTTAACGAGGTTTGTAATAACAAATTCCTTAAACCTATCAGGAATTGATTCTGGATCTACATGCAAATGAAATTTTAAAATATCCATAACAAAGCTTTGGGGCTTTTCAGGATGCCCTCTTTTCAAAGGTGAATTGGAAATAAATTTTCCTCTACTAAATGGTTCATAAACATAAAAGTAATGTTGCTTATTGGCTTGAGATGTCCAATAGTTTCCATCAATAATTTGCAAATAATAAAATTTTATAATGAGTATACAAAACAGCAGGAGGCAAAAAAAAGCGATAAAGGGTAAGCGACTTTTATCTAAATTATTCATTCACTTTTCTTGAGCTAATATTTGTGGCAATTGGATTATTTCATTCTCATAAGGATATTTTAAATGACTAAATTCAGGCTTTCTGTGTAATTCCATAAGATGAACCGGACTTTCAAATTGTTCAATCTCGTAACGTAATCGATTATTCTCTTCTTGAATACTTTTAAGCTCTTTGTTCAATTGTGGAATCGATAATTTAAGTTCAGTTATGTCATTTAAACGATTAATATAAAAATAAAGTAAAATGGAAATTGTAAAAATACAAGTAATAGCTTTGAAAGAAAATGTAAAGTTTTTTTCCATGATAAATTTTAAATTTTTTGTATTATCCTTAATTTTGAACTTCTGGAACGGGGATTTTTTTCCATTTCTTGCGAAGTGGGAGCTATTGGTTTTTTAGTGACAAGTGTAACTCTTGGTTGCTTATCTAAAAAAACACCTCCGATCCCTGAAGTATCCTCTTTATCACTTGCTTCATATCGAAAATAATTTTTAATAATTCTATCTTCTAAACTATGAAAGCTAATAATACAAGCTCTACTACCACTCGATAATTTTTCTACAATAACTGGCAAAATTTTTTCTAAAACTAAAAGCTCTCGATTAACAGCTATGCGTAAAGCTTGGAAAATTAATGTCGCAAAATGAATCCCTTTTTTATGAAACTTTTGTAAAGGTTGTAATATATTCACTAATTCCTTAGTCGTTGTTATCTCTTTTTCAACTCTTGCCTTTACGATTAAGCGTGCTGCAAAACGCCACTGTTTTTCCTCTCCATAGTCTCTAAAAATTTTGCCAAGTTCAGCTTCTGTTAAATTTGCTATGAGATCGGCCGCTGTTTGATTCGATTGATTGTTCATTCTCATATCCAATGGCCCTTCTTTCATAAAGCTAAAACCTTTTTCAGCTTGATCTAGTTGCATAGAAGAAACGCCAAGATCCAAAATAATTCCATCTATAGTCTTTAATTTAAGCTTTTTTAGAATTAAATCTAGTTCTTCAAAGTTTGCATGGATAAATTTAATTTTATTTTCCCATTTCTTCAGACGCTCTTTAGTCAATAAAAACGTTGACTGGTCTTGATCAATACCAATAAAAAGTTCAATTTCCGAATGCGCTTCTAAGATAGCTTCGGCGTGCCCTCCAGCACCTAATGTTCCATCGACAAAAACTTTAAGTTTTTTGCCTTCAAAAGCCTGTACACATTCATCTAATAATACTGAAAAATGGGGATACATAAGAACCTAAAAAGGATTATAATAGGAATTAGTAGTATAGCGAAAAAAGAGATAAAAAATAACTATTGTTGCGTTAAAATTAGTTTTCAGTATTAAAGCTTTATAACTTGTAAAAACTATTCAGATAATATTGACTTAAAACGCGGAATATCCTATTGTAAACTTTTAGATTTAAATTATTTAGAATAAACAACCTTTGATTCATAAACGTGCGTCCACAAATCTATCATATAGATGATCATAGTATTGATCATCACTCCATTGATCCCGATGCTCTTTTGGTTATGGAAAAACTAAAAAATGCAGGTTTTACCGCTTATCTAGTAGGTGGTGGGGTCAGAGATCTAATTCTTAAAAAACAACCTAAAGATTTTGATATCTCTACCTCAGCTAAGCCAGAAGAGATAAAAAGAATCTTTCAACGCAACTGTATCTTAATTGGAAGACGTTTTCGTTTAGCTCATATCCGCTTTGGTCATAAAATATTAGAAGTATCTACTTTTCGAACCGGTGCTGATGAAGGTGATCTTATAGTTCATGACAATGAATGGGGTAAACCTGAAGAAGACGTGTTAAGACGAGATTTTACAATTAACGGTTTATTCTACGATCCTTCTACCCGCTCTGTTATTGATTATGTAGGGGGATGGAAAGATATACATGACAAACTTATTCGGACCATCGGTAATCCCCTCATTCGTTTTAGACAAGATCCTGTAAGGATGATTCGGTTATTAAAATTTCAAGCGCGTTATGGCTTTTCAATTGATCCCCCAGCTCAAATAGCCTTGACAACCTGTAAAGAAGAACTTGTTAAAAGTTCTCCAGCTAGAATTTTAGAAGAAATGTTTAGAATGCTAGAATCAGGGTATGCTTCTAAATTTATTCATTTAATGACTGAATTTGGGTTACTTGAACTTTTATTCCCCTGTTTAACCCATTTTCTTGAAACCAAAAATGGTAAAGAAATTTATCATTATTTAGATTTTGCTGATCAAATAAATCGACAAAATGTAAGACGAAGTTTAGAAAGATCCATTTTAACAAGCTGCTTACTTTACCCAATATTAGAAAAAGAAATACAAAAACAATTTTTGGATAAAGATATCAATCCTCATATAAGTGATGTAATGCTCGTTACAACCTCTTTAATAAAAGCTTTTGTAACTTCTTCTTTTTCCCATTTCCCAAGAAGAATAAGTTCAACCGTTACTTATATTTTAGCCATGCAGTATAGATTAACTCCTCCAAATGGCAAAAGGCACTCTAAGCCTAAGTTTGTTCGCAATAAAGAATTTATTTTAGCTTTAAAGTTTTTAAAATTGCGAACTTTAATCAATAACGATTTATTACATCACTATTCTCATTGGCGTGAAATTTATCGTCAGGCTGAGCATCATAAAGATCGCAAACACAATCACAAGCCAAGACCACAACATGTTGCAAAAACAGTATAGTCTAAATGTCAACGATACGACTATTTATGTTTCCGAACCAGAGGGAGTCACTGGTTGTCTACCAGGTCTTTTTTACTTTGCAGCTTCTGGCAAAAACACCTTAACTCAAGAACCTTTTTGTCAACCTGTAGAATTTATTAATCGTTATAAAATTAGAGTCTATTCATTAGATCTACCGTATCACAAAGTAAATGATGATACATCTCTTGCTATCCCAAAATGGATTCAAGCCTGGAATCAGGACTCTAATTTTTTTACTCTTTTTTTGAATGAATGTGAAATGGCTATTAATCATTTGATTCATTTGGGGTTATTAGATATCAATACAATTGCAGTCGCTGGACTTTCTCGTGGGGGTTTTGTGGCTCATCAATTAGCAGCTAAGCTATCTCTTATTCATACAGTGGTAACCTTTGCTCCGCTCACTAGTTTTCAAGTGTTTATAGATGACAAAAATGTAGATCTTTTGCAAAACGAGAAGATTTTAAAATTTGAATCAAACCATTTAGTTGATCTTTTATCTCAAAAGTCTATTCGTCTTTTCATTGGCAATAAAGATGACAGAGTAAATACAGACAAATGTTATGAGTTCTTTCGTTTGTTAGTCGATTCCGCTATAAAAAAAGGGATAAAAAGCCCTCCTATAAGCTTAGAAATTAACCCTTCAGTTGGTCATAAAGGACATGGAACTCTCCCCTTTGTTTTTGAAAAAGGGATGAACTGGTTAGCTAATCAATTAAAATTAGATTTATTACCTTCACAACCTTAAAAACTTTTCAAGGTAGAAAATATATTTATTTTAAAAATCATTAGTAAAGGATCGACTGCTTATCTATTCGAATGAGAGAAAAATTTAAGGTATCTATTTCAGGTATAACTTTTATTCAGCTAAATTACAAATCATGATAAGCTATAGTCTAGTTCAGGTTATAATAAATTTCCCTTAAGCGTTTGAAGGATTTATGGTAAAGTACTCTGTTGTTGTACCTTTAAAAAATGAAGAAGAAAATATTAAAGAGCTTATTTTAGAAATTGAGCCTGTTATGGAAAATCTCAATTTTCCATGGGAACTAATTTGCATAAATGATGGCTCAACAGATCTTACAGGATCTATTTTAAACTCTTTAGCTAAACAAAAGCCGTACATTAAAGTTATTCATTTTAATAAAAATTATGGGCAGTCGAGTGCTTTTGATGCCGGATTTAAACATGCCAAAGGAGATTTTGTAATCACTTTAGATGGTGATCGGCAAAATGATCCTAAAGATATCCCTTCTCTTTTACAGCATACAAATACATTTGATTTAATCTGTGGTATCCGAACGAAAAGAAAAGATACTTTTAGTAAAAGAATAATTTCTAAAATTGCTAATAAAGTGCGTTCAAAATTTTGTGATGATGGGGTGAAAGACACCGGTTGCTCTTTAAAAGTTTACCGAAGAAGTGCACTTCAAAAAATTAAAATGTTCAATGGGATGCATCGTTTTTTACCAGCTTTATTTAAAATTGAAGGTTTTAGCATCAAAGAAATTCCCGTTAATCACAGAGAAAGAGTAAAAGGTACAACAAAATATAACTTTTGGAATCGTTCTTTTAATACCATTTCGGACATGCTAGCTGTTAGATGGATGAAAAATCGTCATTTAAATTATAAAATTGATCCTTAAAAGTTATGCATACTGACGTTCGTTCTTGGTTGTATTTGCTGGGATTTATTCCATCATTTTTTTTTACTCTTCGCTTTATTTTACAATGGTTGAAAAGCGAAACAAAAAAACAGTCTTATGTATTTCCATCTTTTTGGATAATATCTTTGATAGGAAATGTTTTACTAATGGTGCACGGTATAATTCAGCTGCAATATCATGTAAGTGTAGTGCAGGGATTTAATGGGGTTATTTCTTGGCGAAACTTACAATTAATGAAAAAAAAAGAAGAAGCTAATTCTTTAAGCTTTGTTATACTTCTACACATTTGTGTTTTTTTTATTGTTACATTAATTTTTATTCTCCAAAATTTTTATTTACACGAAACTTACTGGTTCCGAGTGCCCATAACACCTTGGCAAAGTATCAGCAAAACGGTTTCATTTTCTTGGCATTTTTTAGGTATTATAGGAATAGCTCTT contains these protein-coding regions:
- a CDS encoding Alpha/beta hydrolase family protein, with product MLQKQYSLNVNDTTIYVSEPEGVTGCLPGLFYFAASGKNTLTQEPFCQPVEFINRYKIRVYSLDLPYHKVNDDTSLAIPKWIQAWNQDSNFFTLFLNECEMAINHLIHLGLLDINTIAVAGLSRGGFVAHQLAAKLSLIHTVVTFAPLTSFQVFIDDKNVDLLQNEKILKFESNHLVDLLSQKSIRLFIGNKDDRVNTDKCYEFFRLLVDSAIKKGIKSPPISLEINPSVGHKGHGTLPFVFEKGMNWLANQLKLDLLPSQP
- a CDS encoding lipid-A-disaccharide synthase, translating into MHTDVRSWLYLLGFIPSFFFTLRFILQWLKSETKKQSYVFPSFWIISLIGNVLLMVHGIIQLQYHVSVVQGFNGVISWRNLQLMKKKEEANSLSFVILLHICVFFIVTLIFILQNFYLHETYWFRVPITPWQSISKTVSFSWHFLGIIGIALYSSRFWVQWWIAEKKQQSSLEASFWLMSLLGGIISLIYFLAIGDLANALGPAFGLVPYTRNLFLIKKANAKQI
- the arnC_1 gene encoding Undecaprenyl-phosphate 4-deoxy-4-formamido-L-arabinose transferase, with the translated sequence MVKYSVVVPLKNEEENIKELILEIEPVMENLNFPWELICINDGSTDLTGSILNSLAKQKPYIKVIHFNKNYGQSSAFDAGFKHAKGDFVITLDGDRQNDPKDIPSLLQHTNTFDLICGIRTKRKDTFSKRIISKIANKVRSKFCDDGVKDTGCSLKVYRRSALQKIKMFNGMHRFLPALFKIEGFSIKEIPVNHRERVKGTTKYNFWNRSFNTISDMLAVRWMKNRHLNYKIDP